A region from the Stutzerimonas stutzeri genome encodes:
- the treS gene encoding maltose alpha-D-glucosyltransferase, protein MSTPDNTYIEWLENQSMLNAARQRARLYAGQARLWQRPYAQARPRDASAIASVWFTAYPAAIITPEGGSVLQALGDDRLWSALSELGVQGIHNGPMKRSGGLRGRDFTPTIDGNFDRISFDIDPNLGTEAEMLQLSRMAAAHNAVVIDDIVPAHTGKGADFRLAEMAYGDYPGLYHMVEINEEDWPLLPDVPKGRDSVNLSPMVVDQLKDKHYIVGQLQRVIFFEPGIKDTDWSATGVITGVDGKRRRWVYLHYFKEGQPSLNWLDPTFAAQQLIIGDALHAIDVSGARVLRLDANGFLGVERRAEGTAWSEGHPLSVTGNQLIASTIRKAGGFSFQELNLTIDDIAAMSHGGADLSYDFITRPAYHHALLTGDTEFLRLMLREVHAFGIDPASLIHAMQNHDELTLELVHFWTLHAYDHYHYHGQTLPGGILREHIREEMYERLTGEHAPYNLKFVTNGVSCTTVSVITAALGIRDLNAIGPAEIEQIQRLHILLVMFNAMQPGVFALSGWDLVGALPLEAEQVEHLMGDGDTRWLHRGAYDLADLAPEAEVSSEGLPKARSLYGSLVDQLQNVGSFACQLKRILSVRRAYDIAASKQIMIPDVQTPGLLVMVHELPAGKGVQITALNFSAETISETLTLPGIAPGPVVDIIHESVEGDLTENGEMTFNLDPYEGLALRVVSAASPVL, encoded by the coding sequence ATGAGCACGCCAGACAACACCTACATCGAGTGGCTGGAAAACCAGTCCATGCTAAACGCCGCCCGCCAGCGGGCCCGGCTCTATGCAGGCCAGGCGCGGCTCTGGCAGCGTCCCTATGCCCAGGCGCGGCCACGCGATGCCAGTGCCATCGCCTCGGTGTGGTTCACCGCCTACCCGGCCGCCATCATCACGCCAGAAGGCGGCTCGGTGTTGCAGGCGCTGGGTGATGACCGGCTCTGGAGTGCACTCTCCGAGCTGGGCGTGCAGGGCATCCACAACGGCCCGATGAAGCGCTCCGGCGGGCTGCGCGGGCGCGACTTCACGCCGACCATCGACGGCAACTTCGACCGCATCAGCTTCGACATCGACCCCAACCTCGGCACCGAGGCCGAGATGCTGCAGCTCAGCCGCATGGCCGCAGCGCACAATGCGGTCGTCATCGACGACATCGTGCCGGCGCACACCGGCAAGGGCGCCGACTTTCGGCTTGCCGAGATGGCCTACGGCGACTATCCGGGCCTCTACCACATGGTCGAGATCAACGAGGAAGACTGGCCGCTGCTGCCGGACGTGCCCAAAGGCCGCGACTCGGTGAACCTCTCGCCGATGGTGGTCGACCAGCTCAAGGACAAGCACTACATCGTCGGCCAGCTGCAACGGGTGATCTTCTTCGAGCCCGGCATCAAGGACACCGACTGGAGCGCCACCGGCGTGATCACCGGCGTCGACGGCAAGCGCCGGCGCTGGGTCTATTTGCATTACTTCAAGGAAGGCCAGCCGTCACTGAACTGGCTGGACCCGACCTTCGCCGCCCAGCAACTGATCATCGGCGACGCCCTGCATGCCATCGATGTCTCCGGCGCGCGGGTGCTGCGCCTGGACGCCAACGGCTTCCTCGGCGTCGAACGCCGCGCCGAGGGTACCGCCTGGTCCGAGGGGCATCCGCTGTCGGTGACCGGCAACCAGCTGATCGCCAGCACCATCCGCAAGGCTGGTGGCTTCAGCTTCCAGGAGCTGAACCTGACCATCGACGACATCGCCGCGATGTCCCACGGCGGCGCCGACCTGTCCTACGACTTCATCACCCGACCGGCCTATCACCACGCCCTGCTCACCGGCGATACCGAGTTCCTCAGGCTGATGCTGCGCGAGGTGCACGCCTTCGGCATCGACCCGGCCTCGCTGATCCACGCCATGCAGAACCACGACGAGCTGACCCTCGAGCTGGTGCACTTCTGGACCCTGCACGCCTACGACCATTACCACTACCATGGCCAGACGTTGCCCGGCGGCATCCTCCGTGAACACATTCGCGAGGAAATGTACGAGCGGCTGACCGGCGAGCACGCGCCCTACAACCTCAAGTTCGTCACCAACGGCGTGTCCTGCACCACGGTCAGCGTGATCACCGCGGCGCTGGGCATTCGTGACCTGAACGCCATCGGCCCGGCCGAGATCGAACAGATCCAGCGGCTGCATATCCTGCTGGTCATGTTCAACGCCATGCAGCCCGGCGTATTCGCCCTCTCCGGCTGGGACCTGGTCGGTGCCCTGCCGCTGGAAGCCGAGCAGGTCGAGCACCTGATGGGCGACGGCGATACCCGTTGGCTGCACCGTGGCGCCTACGACCTGGCCGACCTGGCGCCGGAAGCCGAAGTCTCCAGCGAAGGCCTGCCCAAGGCGCGCTCGCTCTACGGTAGCCTGGTCGATCAGCTGCAGAACGTCGGCTCCTTCGCCTGCCAGCTCAAGCGCATCCTCAGCGTGCGCCGCGCCTACGACATCGCCGCCAGCAAGCAGATCATGATCCCCGACGTGCAGACTCCGGGTCTGCTGGTCATGGTTCATGAACTGCCGGCTGGCAAAGGCGTGCAGATCACCGCGCTCAACTTCAGCGCCGAGACCATCAGCGAGACGCTCACCCTGCCCGGCATCGCGCCCGGCCCGGTGGTGGACATCATCCACGAAAGCGTCGAAGGCGATCTGACCGAGAACGGCGAAATGACCTTCAACCTCGATCCCTACGAAGGCCTGGCCCTGCGTGTGGTGAGCGCCGCGTCGCCGGTGCTGTGA
- a CDS encoding NAD(P)H-quinone oxidoreductase, whose translation MTAENMRHIEHRPGGGAECLRVAEGPVPEPGPQDVLVRVAYAGINRPDVFQRSGSYPPPPDASPLLGLEIAGEIVALGAEVSGWAVGDQVCALTPGGGYAEYCVAPAEHCLPVPAGLSLIEAAALPENYFTVWSNVFDRGRLQQGETFLVHGGSSGIGLTAIQLAKQFGARVLTTVGNAEKAEACRRAGADRVIHYHEEDFVEVVAEFTQGNGADVILDMVGGDYIPRNVKSLAIEGRLVQIAFLKGSRVELDTSPIMRKRLTFTGSTLRPRSRADKAAIAAALREQVWPLLEQGRCHPVIHATFPLAEAAEAHRLMESSKHIGKIMLDLAP comes from the coding sequence ATGACTGCGGAAAACATGCGCCACATCGAACATCGCCCAGGCGGCGGCGCCGAGTGTCTGCGAGTGGCCGAGGGGCCGGTGCCCGAGCCGGGCCCGCAGGATGTGCTGGTGCGTGTCGCCTACGCCGGCATCAACCGCCCGGACGTGTTCCAGCGCTCCGGCAGCTACCCGCCGCCACCGGATGCCTCGCCATTGCTGGGCCTGGAGATCGCCGGTGAGATCGTCGCGCTGGGTGCCGAGGTCAGTGGCTGGGCGGTGGGCGACCAGGTCTGCGCGCTGACGCCCGGCGGCGGCTACGCCGAATATTGCGTGGCGCCCGCCGAGCATTGCCTGCCGGTGCCGGCCGGGTTGTCCTTGATCGAGGCCGCCGCCCTGCCGGAAAACTACTTCACCGTCTGGAGCAACGTCTTCGACCGCGGTCGCCTGCAACAAGGCGAGACCTTCCTGGTGCACGGCGGCTCCAGCGGCATCGGCCTGACCGCGATCCAGCTGGCCAAGCAGTTCGGTGCCCGCGTGCTGACCACCGTCGGCAATGCCGAGAAGGCCGAAGCCTGTCGCCGTGCCGGTGCCGACCGAGTAATCCACTACCATGAGGAAGATTTCGTCGAGGTGGTCGCCGAGTTCACCCAGGGCAACGGCGCTGACGTCATTCTCGACATGGTTGGCGGCGACTACATTCCACGCAACGTGAAGTCCCTGGCCATCGAAGGCCGGCTGGTGCAGATCGCCTTTCTCAAGGGTAGCCGGGTCGAGCTGGACACCTCGCCGATCATGCGCAAGCGCCTGACCTTCACCGGCTCGACGCTGCGCCCGCGCAGCCGTGCCGACAAGGCCGCCATCGCCGCCGCGCTGCGCGAGCAGGTCTGGCCGTTGCTGGAGCAGGGTCGCTGCCATCCGGTGATCCATGCGACCTTCCCGCTGGCCGAGGCGGCCGAAGCGCACCGGCTGATGGAGAGCAGCAAGCACATCGGCAAGATCATGCTCGATCTCGCGCCTTAA
- a CDS encoding eCIS core domain-containing protein, with protein MPTPTRLRVLRALVAGLAALPVIALAQALCSADQQPLCLNRCTCLPAPVPPASLQSEALYQRLQGLAAAGLEAWIRQSRDQLAMQPSQPVPLQVRSQLEPYYDLAVLETARYRVGDDNVLTTAGALLRNPDIAAVTLIDLIVFRNEADAEHNVALWAHELKHVEQYLQWGVGEFARRYTQDYQQVERPGYAMELRIERELGQRAAGPTAP; from the coding sequence GTGCCCACGCCCACCCGCCTCCGCGTTCTGCGCGCCCTCGTCGCCGGGCTCGCTGCCCTGCCCGTCATCGCCCTGGCGCAGGCCCTGTGCAGCGCCGACCAGCAGCCGCTGTGCCTGAATCGCTGCACCTGTTTGCCCGCCCCGGTTCCGCCAGCGAGCCTGCAGAGCGAGGCGCTCTACCAGCGTCTGCAAGGGTTGGCGGCGGCCGGGCTGGAGGCCTGGATTCGCCAGTCGCGCGACCAACTGGCCATGCAGCCGAGCCAGCCGGTGCCGTTGCAGGTGCGCTCGCAACTGGAGCCGTATTACGACCTGGCCGTGCTGGAAACCGCGCGCTATCGCGTCGGTGACGACAACGTCCTGACCACTGCCGGTGCCCTGCTGCGCAACCCCGACATCGCCGCCGTCACGCTGATCGACCTGATCGTGTTCCGCAACGAGGCCGATGCCGAGCACAACGTCGCCCTCTGGGCCCACGAACTCAAGCACGTCGAGCAATATTTGCAGTGGGGCGTCGGCGAGTTCGCCCGACGCTACACGCAGGACTACCAGCAGGTCGAACGGCCCGGCTACGCCATGGAGCTGCGGATCGAACGCGAGCTGGGTCAGCGTGCCGCGGGGCCGACGGCGCCCTAG
- a CDS encoding DUF2934 domain-containing protein yields the protein MSDEQRIRDRAYEIWEAKGRPEGQEAEHWAQARDEVEFYKEGDATAGSVESSVAIPMPATGANADTKPDRDN from the coding sequence ATGAGCGACGAACAGCGCATACGCGACCGGGCCTATGAAATCTGGGAAGCCAAGGGCCGTCCCGAGGGCCAGGAGGCCGAACACTGGGCCCAGGCCCGCGACGAGGTCGAGTTCTACAAGGAGGGCGACGCCACCGCCGGTAGCGTCGAGAGCAGCGTCGCCATTCCCATGCCGGCGACGGGGGCCAATGCCGACACAAAGCCGGATCGCGACAACTGA
- a CDS encoding hybrid sensor histidine kinase/response regulator, translated as MTYALDYQAIFEANPNLHLILAPDKDFTVLAANDARLRATYTRREQSVGRPVFEVFRKNPDDPDEFGTSVLRASLERVLRSRSPDEMAITRYDIPRPASEGGGFEVRYWSPVNVPVLGADGNVRYIIHQVEDVTDEVQQPDAGMLSHLNERFRAALLASGTGTFNWALRDGSLHFDSALEQIFGLAHGVRVANLEGFVAQVHLEDRERVRQAFEQYAEGEDFAIEFRLARASTGDKWLACKAKAFCDAEGTLAYVAGACTDITARKQAEESLRISENRLRQLNEQLEARVATEVRERSRTEDALRQAQKMEAVGQLTGGIAHDFNNLLTGIVGSLDLMQRRHARGEQDLDRYINAAVTSAQRAAALTQRLLAFSRRQTLHLKPVDVNQLVASLEDLLHRTTGENITLETRLSAGLLPACMDANQLESAVINLVINARDAMPHGGRITVSTASFVMGNRPDPAKRGLNEGEYILLSVTDTGTGMTPEIIARAFEPFFTTKPIGQGTGLGLSMVYGFIKQAKGYVQVESEPGRGSRVCLYLPVHHGEAVTPVPESEPVLNGAGETILVVEDEPVVRSLVVEVLNDLGYQTIEAGDATEALPSLEDGQRIDLLITDVGLPGMNGRQLADVARQHRPSLKVLFATGYAESATAKDFLGKGMAVITKPFAIEAFASKVREMLGPQAG; from the coding sequence ATGACGTACGCACTCGACTATCAGGCCATATTCGAAGCCAATCCCAACCTGCACCTGATCCTGGCGCCGGATAAAGATTTCACCGTTCTGGCCGCGAACGACGCGAGGCTGCGCGCAACCTATACACGCCGAGAGCAGAGCGTGGGCCGCCCGGTTTTCGAGGTGTTTCGCAAGAATCCGGATGATCCTGACGAGTTCGGCACAAGCGTGCTGCGCGCCTCCCTGGAGCGCGTTCTGCGCAGCCGCAGCCCTGACGAGATGGCCATCACCCGCTACGACATCCCGCGTCCGGCCTCGGAAGGCGGCGGCTTCGAGGTGCGCTACTGGAGCCCGGTCAACGTCCCGGTACTCGGCGCCGACGGCAACGTGCGCTACATCATCCACCAGGTCGAGGACGTGACCGACGAGGTGCAGCAGCCTGATGCGGGCATGCTCAGCCACCTCAACGAGCGCTTTCGCGCCGCCCTACTGGCCTCGGGCACCGGCACCTTCAACTGGGCGCTGCGTGACGGCAGCCTGCACTTCGACAGTGCCTTGGAACAGATATTCGGCCTGGCCCATGGCGTCCGTGTCGCCAACCTCGAGGGCTTCGTCGCCCAGGTCCATCTCGAGGACCGTGAGCGGGTGCGCCAGGCGTTCGAGCAGTATGCCGAGGGTGAGGATTTCGCCATCGAGTTCCGCCTGGCCCGCGCCAGTACCGGGGACAAATGGCTGGCCTGCAAGGCCAAGGCCTTCTGCGATGCCGAGGGCACCCTCGCCTACGTCGCTGGCGCCTGCACCGACATCACCGCACGCAAGCAGGCCGAAGAATCGCTGCGTATCAGCGAGAACCGCCTGCGCCAGCTCAATGAACAGCTCGAAGCGCGGGTGGCGACTGAAGTGCGTGAGCGCAGCCGTACCGAAGACGCCCTGCGCCAAGCCCAGAAAATGGAAGCCGTCGGCCAGCTCACCGGCGGCATCGCCCACGATTTCAATAACCTGCTCACCGGCATCGTCGGCAGCCTGGACCTCATGCAGCGCCGCCACGCCCGCGGCGAGCAGGACCTGGATCGCTACATCAACGCCGCGGTCACCTCGGCCCAGCGTGCCGCGGCGCTGACCCAACGGTTGCTGGCCTTCTCGCGCCGACAAACCCTTCACCTCAAGCCGGTCGACGTCAACCAGCTGGTGGCGTCCCTGGAAGATCTGCTGCACCGCACCACCGGCGAAAACATCACGCTGGAGACCCGGCTCAGCGCCGGCCTGCTGCCCGCCTGCATGGATGCCAATCAGCTGGAAAGCGCGGTGATCAATCTGGTCATCAACGCCCGCGACGCCATGCCCCACGGCGGGCGTATCACCGTGTCGACCGCCTCCTTCGTCATGGGCAACCGGCCCGATCCGGCCAAGCGCGGCCTGAACGAAGGCGAATACATCCTGCTCAGCGTGACCGATACCGGCACCGGCATGACGCCGGAAATAATCGCGCGCGCCTTCGAGCCCTTCTTCACCACCAAACCCATCGGCCAGGGCACCGGGCTCGGGCTTTCCATGGTCTATGGCTTCATCAAGCAGGCCAAGGGCTACGTGCAGGTCGAGTCCGAGCCGGGCCGCGGCAGCCGCGTCTGCCTCTACCTGCCGGTCCACCATGGCGAAGCGGTCACGCCGGTCCCCGAAAGCGAGCCGGTGCTCAACGGCGCGGGCGAAACCATCCTGGTGGTCGAGGACGAGCCGGTGGTCCGCTCCCTCGTCGTCGAGGTGCTTAACGATCTCGGCTACCAGACGATCGAAGCTGGTGACGCCACCGAAGCCCTGCCCAGCCTCGAGGATGGCCAGCGCATCGACCTGCTCATCACCGACGTCGGCCTGCCCGGCATGAATGGCCGGCAACTGGCAGACGTCGCCCGCCAGCACCGCCCCAGCCTCAAAGTCCTGTTCGCCACCGGCTACGCCGAAAGCGCCACGGCGAAGGATTTCCTAGGCAAGGGCATGGCCGTCATTACCAAACCCTTCGCCATCGAAGCCTTCGCCAGCAAGGTCCGCGAAATGCTCGGCCCGCAGGCCGGCTGA
- a CDS encoding ABC transporter substrate-binding protein, with amino-acid sequence MKRVMTWMLAFSLPCAASLQAAKSAQCEVVRLADVGWTDITMTTAITRLLLGDLGYRTQVSRLSLPETYAALADGKIDVFLGNWMPAQAALAQPHLDAGRIEKLQTNLPVVRYTLAVLEPAYQAGLHDFADIQRFNKELGGKIYGLERGNGGNKMVQSMIDGNVFGLQGFTLVESNENEMLNHVELAQRLGKPAVFLGWEPHPMNERLRMVYLSGGDAYFGPNNGAAQVNTVARGGFSKDCQNLTRLFTNMTFTIASVSGLMAAVQEPNTNRRRVAKQWIEDNPDTVATWLKGVSHREGGAAIAGVRSAASN; translated from the coding sequence ATGAAACGTGTAATGACATGGATGCTCGCGTTTTCACTGCCTTGCGCCGCAAGCCTGCAGGCGGCCAAGTCCGCGCAATGCGAGGTGGTGCGGCTGGCAGACGTCGGCTGGACCGACATCACCATGACCACAGCGATCACCCGCCTTCTGCTCGGCGATCTGGGTTATCGGACCCAGGTGTCGCGGCTGTCGCTCCCGGAAACCTACGCTGCCCTGGCGGATGGGAAGATCGACGTGTTTCTCGGCAACTGGATGCCCGCGCAGGCCGCGCTTGCCCAGCCGCATCTGGATGCCGGGCGGATCGAGAAGCTGCAAACCAACCTGCCGGTCGTGCGCTATACCCTGGCCGTGCTGGAGCCCGCCTACCAGGCGGGGCTGCATGATTTCGCCGACATCCAGCGCTTCAACAAAGAGCTGGGCGGGAAAATCTACGGGCTCGAGCGCGGTAATGGCGGTAACAAGATGGTGCAGAGCATGATCGACGGCAACGTCTTCGGCCTGCAGGGTTTCACCCTGGTGGAATCGAACGAGAACGAAATGCTCAATCACGTCGAGCTGGCCCAGCGTCTGGGCAAACCGGCGGTGTTCCTGGGTTGGGAGCCGCACCCGATGAACGAACGCCTTCGCATGGTCTACCTGTCCGGCGGCGATGCCTATTTCGGCCCCAATAACGGCGCCGCACAGGTCAACACCGTCGCCCGCGGCGGCTTCTCGAAAGACTGCCAGAACCTGACGCGGCTATTTACCAACATGACCTTCACCATCGCGTCAGTCAGTGGACTGATGGCTGCGGTGCAAGAACCCAATACCAATCGCCGCCGGGTTGCCAAGCAATGGATCGAAGACAACCCTGACACCGTCGCCACCTGGCTCAAGGGTGTCAGCCATCGTGAGGGCGGAGCGGCGATAGCAGGAGTACGTTCGGCGGCAAGCAACTAA
- a CDS encoding DUF4145 domain-containing protein: MIPKYGSNKFQCPHCETVAAQEWFTANKASSTATSIINHLYLDYRAKIDDYSQETISRFLQEINNPFSNSFYKFVPNGFAVATCSSCENFTLWVNTEIVFPKKTTLPPPNADLNEDIKSLYLEAASILVDSPKGATALLRLALQKLLEQVGKSGKNINGDIKELVAEGLSPKIQQALDLLRVIGNNAVHPGQINLDDNTDIAQKLFGILNFIAEELLTKPKELEQLYADLIPSETKEHIKQRDGT, from the coding sequence ATGATTCCTAAGTATGGAAGTAATAAATTTCAGTGCCCACACTGCGAAACAGTTGCTGCTCAAGAGTGGTTTACAGCGAACAAAGCAAGCTCGACAGCAACCAGCATCATTAACCACCTCTATTTGGATTACAGAGCAAAAATTGATGATTATTCGCAAGAGACAATAAGTAGGTTTCTACAAGAAATTAATAATCCATTTAGCAACAGTTTTTATAAATTTGTCCCTAACGGTTTCGCAGTAGCAACATGCTCCTCATGTGAAAATTTTACACTATGGGTCAATACGGAGATTGTATTCCCAAAAAAAACCACGCTGCCGCCACCAAATGCCGACTTGAACGAAGATATAAAATCTCTTTACCTTGAGGCCGCATCAATTCTTGTGGATTCGCCGAAAGGTGCGACAGCTCTACTGAGACTGGCACTCCAGAAATTGTTAGAGCAAGTCGGCAAGAGTGGTAAGAATATCAATGGTGATATCAAAGAGTTAGTTGCAGAAGGACTTAGCCCTAAAATCCAACAAGCTTTAGATCTGCTTAGAGTTATAGGAAATAATGCTGTTCATCCAGGACAGATAAACTTAGACGACAACACTGATATTGCTCAAAAACTTTTTGGGATTTTAAATTTTATTGCGGAAGAGCTTTTGACAAAACCAAAAGAGCTGGAGCAACTATATGCCGATTTAATCCCAAGTGAAACCAAAGAGCATATTAAGCAACGGGATGGAACATAA
- a CDS encoding molecular chaperone DnaJ: MHDIKSNLYPCAHCTGVGTCKNGQEEQSCAVCVKDSELKGKVFIGLPCSVCGGIGQAEPKTERINKRMPALLGFAVVFLLISIVFFAALTNSQYFSEILAFSGTLIGTVLGFYYSARARAT; encoded by the coding sequence ATGCACGACATTAAATCAAACCTTTACCCATGCGCTCACTGCACCGGAGTCGGTACATGCAAGAACGGCCAGGAAGAACAATCGTGTGCCGTTTGTGTAAAGGACAGTGAATTAAAAGGCAAGGTGTTCATAGGGCTTCCCTGTTCTGTTTGCGGCGGAATAGGCCAAGCAGAGCCAAAAACAGAGCGCATCAATAAGCGTATGCCAGCGTTGCTCGGCTTCGCGGTAGTTTTCTTGCTCATCAGTATCGTGTTTTTTGCCGCATTAACAAACAGCCAATACTTCAGTGAAATCCTTGCCTTTTCCGGTACGCTAATTGGTACGGTGCTAGGTTTCTATTATTCAGCCCGTGCGCGAGCAACCTAA
- a CDS encoding DUF6572 domain-containing protein produces the protein MSIDQSETVDIISQAPDGTVVLTISDHLEWDAQNEHLFLLQEKLNSYFRFLESGKIYESYPSAKGANFLLSLVCQFRPTEVALGFLERVRSIAESAGCGFSWRPLNGAYIDDHD, from the coding sequence ATGAGTATTGATCAGTCCGAAACCGTCGACATCATAAGCCAGGCACCGGATGGCACCGTTGTGCTTACCATATCCGATCATCTGGAGTGGGACGCACAAAATGAGCACCTCTTTCTGCTACAAGAAAAGCTGAACTCATACTTTCGTTTCCTCGAAAGTGGTAAGATCTATGAATCTTATCCAAGTGCTAAAGGCGCCAATTTTCTCCTTAGCTTAGTTTGCCAGTTTCGACCAACAGAGGTAGCGTTGGGCTTTCTTGAAAGAGTTAGAAGTATTGCAGAGAGCGCAGGCTGTGGATTCAGTTGGCGGCCTCTCAATGGGGCATACATCGATGACCACGACTGA
- a CDS encoding ACT domain-containing protein, with translation MTHSFSILPQNFAVARLEPNADLPSAVLASPGFMSITRTEDELSIVCAENVATGLTRVDSAWRAIKVQGPFAFDQTGGLASFLDPLAVAAIGIFAVSTFDTDYILVKSANLEAAVAALKDAGHPLLV, from the coding sequence ATGACCCACTCCTTTTCCATACTCCCGCAGAACTTCGCAGTCGCACGGTTAGAGCCGAATGCTGACCTGCCGAGCGCTGTTTTGGCATCACCGGGCTTTATGTCGATCACTCGGACAGAGGATGAACTGTCGATCGTCTGTGCGGAGAATGTCGCAACCGGCTTAACCCGAGTGGATAGCGCGTGGCGCGCGATCAAGGTGCAGGGGCCGTTTGCTTTTGATCAAACGGGGGGGTTGGCGTCCTTCCTAGACCCGCTCGCGGTGGCTGCCATCGGTATTTTTGCGGTGAGCACCTTCGATACCGACTACATCCTGGTCAAGTCGGCTAATCTCGAAGCCGCGGTGGCGGCGTTGAAGGATGCGGGCCACCCTCTCCTGGTCTGA
- a CDS encoding pilin — protein MDNQYATPLAKLVTTENTSGMGRDAEIPEGVKGWSWGAFMFNWIWALSNRTWIGLFALLPYVGFLMAVALGIKGREWAWRNKKWESVEHFQRVQRRWSLWSLLFVGVAIVGILAAIAIPAYQDYVQRASGG, from the coding sequence ATGGATAACCAATACGCTACGCCATTAGCGAAGCTGGTAACTACCGAAAATACCTCCGGCATGGGGCGCGACGCTGAGATTCCGGAAGGCGTGAAGGGGTGGAGCTGGGGCGCCTTTATGTTCAATTGGATATGGGCGTTGAGTAATCGCACGTGGATAGGGCTGTTTGCACTGCTTCCCTATGTTGGATTTCTCATGGCAGTGGCGCTTGGAATCAAGGGCCGGGAGTGGGCCTGGAGGAATAAGAAGTGGGAGAGCGTAGAGCACTTCCAACGCGTGCAAAGGCGTTGGTCGCTCTGGAGCCTTCTCTTCGTTGGCGTTGCGATAGTGGGCATTCTCGCTGCCATCGCCATTCCTGCGTACCAGGACTACGTGCAACGTGCCTCGGGCGGCTGA
- a CDS encoding IS3 family transposase (programmed frameshift) produces MTNSNDKSGELLGRERRRRWSPEQKLTMVRESLEPGQSVSLVARRNGINANQLFLWRKLYQDGSLSAVSAGEAVVPASELSDALKQIRELQRMLGKKTMEAEILKEAVEIARSRKLDCALTLVAGGRPVKLVSECLGVARSQLTVRIKQSASPKVRRSRPVNDADLVVEIQQQVSELPSYGYRRVWGLLRRARETQSLPAINVKRVYRVMRDHNLLLERRIKQPGVPRRHEGRIAVEASDTRWCSDGFEFRCEDGAKLSVTFALDCCDREAIGWVASPTGYSGDDIRDLMLESVEKRFGDQLPATPVQWLSDNGSAYTAEQTRLFARQIGLQPVTTPVRSPQSNGMAESFVKTIKRDYVAHMPKPDRETALRNLAIAFEHYNEQHPHSALKYRSPREFRRLAAASI; encoded by the exons ATGACTAATAGCAACGATAAGAGTGGGGAGCTTTTGGGTCGGGAGCGGCGGCGCCGCTGGAGCCCTGAGCAAAAGCTGACCATGGTTCGAGAGAGCCTTGAGCCCGGGCAGAGCGTTTCGTTGGTGGCTCGGCGTAACGGCATCAATGCCAACCAACTATTCCTGTGGCGCAAGCTTTACCAAGACGGCAGTTTGTCGGCGGTCAGTGCTGGCGAAGCCGTGGTACCTGCCTCCGAGCTGAGCGATGCGCTCAAGCAGATCCGTGAACTGCAACGGATGCTGGGCAAGAAAACGATGGAAGCAGAAATCCTCAAAGAGGCCGTGGAGATCGCCCGGTCGCGAAAAT TGGATTGCGCACTCACCCTTGTTGCCGGGGGACGACCAGTGAAGCTGGTCAGCGAATGTCTCGGTGTGGCGCGCTCGCAATTAACGGTTCGAATCAAGCAATCGGCATCCCCCAAAGTACGGCGGAGCAGGCCTGTGAACGATGCTGATCTGGTAGTTGAAATCCAGCAACAGGTCAGCGAACTTCCCAGCTACGGCTACCGCCGCGTCTGGGGATTGCTGCGTCGCGCCCGTGAAACCCAGTCGCTACCGGCGATCAATGTGAAGCGGGTTTACCGGGTCATGCGTGATCACAACTTGCTGCTTGAGCGCCGCATCAAACAGCCCGGTGTGCCGCGTCGGCACGAAGGCCGTATTGCGGTGGAAGCCAGCGATACGCGTTGGTGCTCGGACGGCTTTGAGTTCCGTTGCGAGGACGGCGCCAAACTGAGCGTGACCTTCGCCCTGGATTGCTGTGATCGCGAAGCCATCGGCTGGGTCGCGAGCCCGACCGGGTACAGCGGCGATGATATCCGCGATTTGATGCTGGAAAGCGTGGAGAAGCGCTTTGGTGATCAACTGCCCGCCACGCCGGTGCAATGGCTAAGCGACAACGGCTCGGCGTACACCGCCGAACAGACACGCCTGTTTGCTCGACAGATCGGCTTGCAGCCGGTGACCACCCCAGTTCGCAGCCCGCAAAGCAACGGCATGGCTGAGAGCTTCGTGAAGACGATCAAGCGTGACTACGTGGCGCACATGCCCAAACCGGATCGAGAAACGGCGCTGCGCAACCTGGCAATTGCCTTCGAGCATTACAACGAGCAGCATCCGCACAGCGCTTTGAAATACCGCTCGCCGAGGGAGTTCAGGCGCTTGGCAGCAGCATCAATTTAA